In Gadus macrocephalus chromosome 4, ASM3116895v1, the following proteins share a genomic window:
- the mvb12ba gene encoding multivesicular body subunit 12Ba isoform X3 — translation MPEVRELSDALPEMPMDPITGVGVVASRNRAPTGYDVVSTTTDGLDADLWKDGLFKSKVTRYLCFTRVFSKENSHLGNVLVDMKLIDIKDTLPVGFIPIQETVDTQEQAFRKRRLCIKFIPRDSTEAAICDIRILGRSRQAPPQYTFIGELNNMGIWYRMGNVPRTLDSSQTPLANNSQNTTNTTTASTASTPAAPMLKHISMTLPASFRGKNTTRPDYEHQNSNLYAISAMDGVPFVISEKFACTSSDLQQVDLMGITIKSLAEIEKEYDYSFRTEHSAAARLPPSPTRTPLSSEA, via the exons ATGCCTGAAGTTCGGGAACTCTCTGATGCCTTGCCAGAGATGCCCATGGACCCCATCACTGGGGTTGGTGTAGTGGCATCCCGGAACAGGGCTCCCACCGGCTATGATGTG GTTTCCACTACGACAGATGGGCTGGATGCAGACCTTTGGAAAGATGGTCTGTTTAAGTCCAAGGTGACGCGCTACCTTTGCTTCACCAGAGTTTTCTCCAAAGAAAAT AGCCATCTGGGTAACGTGCTCGTGGACATGAAGCTGATTGACATCAAAGACACTCTACCCGTCGGCTTCATCCCTATCCAGGAAACGGTAGACACGC AGGAGCAGGCCTTCCGGAAGAGGCGACTCTGCATCAAGTTCATCCCCCGGGACTCGACAGAGGCAGCCATCTGTGATATTCGTATCCTGGGGCGATCCAGGCAGGCCCCTCCACAGTACACCTTCATAGG AGAATTGAACAACATGGGAATCTGGTACCGCATGGGGAACGTCCCTCGGACCCTCGACTCTTCCCAGACCCCGCTGGCCAACAACAGCCagaacaccaccaacaccaccacagccTCCACAGCCTCCACCCCTGCTGCTCCAATGCTCAA GCATATATCCATGACACTCCCAGCCAGCTTCCGAGGGAAAAACACCACACGGCCCGACTATGAGCACCAGAACTCTAACCTTTATGCCATCTCTG CAATGGATGGCGTTCCTTTCGTGATCTCTGAGAAGTTTGCCTGCACCTCATCAGAT CTGCAGCAGGTAGATCTGATGGGCATTACAATCAAATCTCTGGCTGAGATTGAGAAAGAA TACGACTACAGCTTCCGCACGGAGCACAGTGCGGCCGCTCGCCTCCCACCCAGCCCCACTCGGACCCCACTGAGCTCTGAGGcctga
- the mvb12ba gene encoding multivesicular body subunit 12Ba isoform X2 codes for MLRHSLNCCKMPEVRELSDALPEMPMDPITGVGVVASRNRAPTGYDVVSTTTDGLDADLWKDGLFKSKVTRYLCFTRVFSKENSHLGNVLVDMKLIDIKDTLPVGFIPIQETVDTQEQAFRKRRLCIKFIPRDSTEAAICDIRILGRSRQAPPQYTFIGELNNMGIWYRMGNVPRTLDSSQTPLANNSQNTTNTTTASTASTPAAPMLKHISMTLPASFRGKNTTRPDYEHQNSNLYAISAMDGVPFVISEKFACTSSDLQQVDLMGITIKSLAEIEKEYDYSFRTEHSAAARLPPSPTRTPLSSEA; via the exons ATGCTTCGCCATTCACTG AACTGTTGTAAGATGCCTGAAGTTCGGGAACTCTCTGATGCCTTGCCAGAGATGCCCATGGACCCCATCACTGGGGTTGGTGTAGTGGCATCCCGGAACAGGGCTCCCACCGGCTATGATGTG GTTTCCACTACGACAGATGGGCTGGATGCAGACCTTTGGAAAGATGGTCTGTTTAAGTCCAAGGTGACGCGCTACCTTTGCTTCACCAGAGTTTTCTCCAAAGAAAAT AGCCATCTGGGTAACGTGCTCGTGGACATGAAGCTGATTGACATCAAAGACACTCTACCCGTCGGCTTCATCCCTATCCAGGAAACGGTAGACACGC AGGAGCAGGCCTTCCGGAAGAGGCGACTCTGCATCAAGTTCATCCCCCGGGACTCGACAGAGGCAGCCATCTGTGATATTCGTATCCTGGGGCGATCCAGGCAGGCCCCTCCACAGTACACCTTCATAGG AGAATTGAACAACATGGGAATCTGGTACCGCATGGGGAACGTCCCTCGGACCCTCGACTCTTCCCAGACCCCGCTGGCCAACAACAGCCagaacaccaccaacaccaccacagccTCCACAGCCTCCACCCCTGCTGCTCCAATGCTCAA GCATATATCCATGACACTCCCAGCCAGCTTCCGAGGGAAAAACACCACACGGCCCGACTATGAGCACCAGAACTCTAACCTTTATGCCATCTCTG CAATGGATGGCGTTCCTTTCGTGATCTCTGAGAAGTTTGCCTGCACCTCATCAGAT CTGCAGCAGGTAGATCTGATGGGCATTACAATCAAATCTCTGGCTGAGATTGAGAAAGAA TACGACTACAGCTTCCGCACGGAGCACAGTGCGGCCGCTCGCCTCCCACCCAGCCCCACTCGGACCCCACTGAGCTCTGAGGcctga
- the mvb12ba gene encoding multivesicular body subunit 12Ba isoform X1 — protein MKSCLCIKRRNTASRNCCKMPEVRELSDALPEMPMDPITGVGVVASRNRAPTGYDVVSTTTDGLDADLWKDGLFKSKVTRYLCFTRVFSKENSHLGNVLVDMKLIDIKDTLPVGFIPIQETVDTQEQAFRKRRLCIKFIPRDSTEAAICDIRILGRSRQAPPQYTFIGELNNMGIWYRMGNVPRTLDSSQTPLANNSQNTTNTTTASTASTPAAPMLKHISMTLPASFRGKNTTRPDYEHQNSNLYAISAMDGVPFVISEKFACTSSDLQQVDLMGITIKSLAEIEKEYDYSFRTEHSAAARLPPSPTRTPLSSEA, from the exons ATGAAAAGCTGCCTTTGTATTAAACGGCGGAACACTGCCTCGCGA AACTGTTGTAAGATGCCTGAAGTTCGGGAACTCTCTGATGCCTTGCCAGAGATGCCCATGGACCCCATCACTGGGGTTGGTGTAGTGGCATCCCGGAACAGGGCTCCCACCGGCTATGATGTG GTTTCCACTACGACAGATGGGCTGGATGCAGACCTTTGGAAAGATGGTCTGTTTAAGTCCAAGGTGACGCGCTACCTTTGCTTCACCAGAGTTTTCTCCAAAGAAAAT AGCCATCTGGGTAACGTGCTCGTGGACATGAAGCTGATTGACATCAAAGACACTCTACCCGTCGGCTTCATCCCTATCCAGGAAACGGTAGACACGC AGGAGCAGGCCTTCCGGAAGAGGCGACTCTGCATCAAGTTCATCCCCCGGGACTCGACAGAGGCAGCCATCTGTGATATTCGTATCCTGGGGCGATCCAGGCAGGCCCCTCCACAGTACACCTTCATAGG AGAATTGAACAACATGGGAATCTGGTACCGCATGGGGAACGTCCCTCGGACCCTCGACTCTTCCCAGACCCCGCTGGCCAACAACAGCCagaacaccaccaacaccaccacagccTCCACAGCCTCCACCCCTGCTGCTCCAATGCTCAA GCATATATCCATGACACTCCCAGCCAGCTTCCGAGGGAAAAACACCACACGGCCCGACTATGAGCACCAGAACTCTAACCTTTATGCCATCTCTG CAATGGATGGCGTTCCTTTCGTGATCTCTGAGAAGTTTGCCTGCACCTCATCAGAT CTGCAGCAGGTAGATCTGATGGGCATTACAATCAAATCTCTGGCTGAGATTGAGAAAGAA TACGACTACAGCTTCCGCACGGAGCACAGTGCGGCCGCTCGCCTCCCACCCAGCCCCACTCGGACCCCACTGAGCTCTGAGGcctga